A DNA window from Enterobacter asburiae contains the following coding sequences:
- the aceE gene encoding pyruvate dehydrogenase (acetyl-transferring), homodimeric type → MSERLQNDVDPIETRDWLQAIESVIREEGVERAQYLIDQLLSEARKGGVKVASGAGASNYVNTIAVEDEPEYPGNLDLERRIRSAIRWNAIMTVLRASKKDLELGGHMASFQSSATVYEVCFNHFFRAANEKDGGDLVYFQGHISPGIYARAFLEGRLTEEQMNNFRQEVHGKGLSSYPHPKLMPEFWQFPTVSMGLGPIGAIYQAKFLKYLEHRGLKDTSEQTVYAFLGDGEMDEPESKGAITIATREKLDNLCFIINCNLQRLDGPVTGNGKIINELEGIFAGAGWNVIKVMWGGRWDELLRKDTSGKLIQLMNETVDGDYQTFKSKDGAYVREHFFGKYPETAALVADWTDEQIWALNRGGHDPKKVYAALKKARETKGKATVILAHTIKGYGMGDTAEGKNIAHQVKKMNMDGVRYIRDRFNVPVTDEQVENLSYITFPEGSEEHKYLHERRQALKGYLPARQPNFTEKLELPALEDFSQLLEEQNKEISTTIAFVRALNVMLKNKSIKDRLVPIIADEARTFGMEGLFRQIGIYSPNGQQYTPQDREQVAYYKEDEKGQILQEGINELGAGASWLAAATSYSTNNLPMIPFYIYYSMFGFQRIGDLCWQAGDQQARGFLVGGTSGRTTLNGEGLQHEDGHSHIQSLTIPNCISYDPSYAYEVAVIMHDGLQRMYGEAQENIYYYITTLNENYHMPAMPAGAEEGIRKGIYKLETIEGSKGKVQLLGSGSILRHVREAAQILAKDYGVGSDVYSVTSFTELARDGQDCERWNMLHPLETPRVPYIAQVMNDAPAVASTDYMKLFAEQVRTYVPADDYRVLGTDGFGRSDSRENLRHHFEVDASYVVVAALGELAKRGEIDKKVVADAITKFNIDAEKVNPRLA, encoded by the coding sequence ATGTCAGAACGTCTCCAAAATGACGTGGATCCGATCGAAACTCGCGACTGGCTACAGGCGATCGAATCGGTCATCCGTGAAGAAGGTGTTGAGCGCGCTCAGTATCTGATTGATCAGCTGCTTTCTGAAGCCCGCAAAGGCGGTGTGAAGGTTGCTTCAGGTGCAGGGGCTAGCAACTACGTAAACACGATTGCCGTCGAAGACGAACCGGAATACCCGGGCAATCTGGATCTGGAACGTCGTATCCGTTCTGCAATCCGCTGGAACGCCATCATGACCGTTCTGCGCGCATCCAAGAAAGACCTGGAACTGGGTGGCCACATGGCGTCCTTCCAGTCTTCTGCAACCGTTTACGAAGTGTGCTTCAACCACTTCTTCCGTGCAGCGAACGAGAAAGACGGCGGCGATCTGGTGTACTTCCAGGGCCACATCTCTCCGGGCATCTATGCACGTGCATTCCTGGAAGGTCGTCTGACTGAAGAGCAGATGAACAACTTCCGTCAGGAAGTACACGGTAAAGGTCTGTCTTCTTACCCGCACCCTAAACTGATGCCTGAATTCTGGCAGTTCCCGACCGTATCTATGGGTCTGGGGCCAATCGGTGCGATCTATCAGGCTAAATTCCTGAAATACCTGGAACACCGTGGTCTGAAAGACACCTCTGAGCAGACCGTTTACGCCTTCCTGGGCGACGGCGAAATGGATGAGCCAGAATCCAAAGGTGCGATCACCATCGCAACCCGTGAGAAGCTGGACAACCTGTGCTTCATCATCAACTGTAACCTGCAGCGTCTGGATGGTCCGGTAACCGGTAACGGCAAGATCATCAACGAACTGGAAGGCATCTTCGCTGGTGCTGGCTGGAACGTGATCAAAGTCATGTGGGGCGGTCGTTGGGATGAGCTGCTGCGTAAAGACACCAGCGGTAAGCTGATCCAGCTGATGAACGAAACCGTTGACGGTGACTACCAGACCTTCAAATCCAAAGACGGTGCCTACGTGCGTGAGCACTTCTTCGGCAAATACCCTGAAACCGCAGCACTGGTTGCAGACTGGACTGATGAGCAGATCTGGGCTCTGAACCGCGGTGGTCACGATCCGAAGAAAGTCTACGCTGCACTGAAAAAAGCGCGCGAAACCAAAGGTAAAGCGACTGTAATCCTGGCCCATACCATCAAAGGTTACGGCATGGGTGATACCGCAGAAGGTAAAAACATCGCTCACCAGGTTAAGAAAATGAACATGGACGGCGTGCGTTATATCCGCGACCGTTTCAACGTTCCAGTGACCGATGAGCAGGTAGAAAACCTGTCTTACATCACCTTCCCGGAAGGTTCTGAAGAGCACAAGTACCTGCACGAACGTCGTCAGGCGCTGAAAGGCTACCTGCCAGCTCGTCAGCCTAACTTCACCGAGAAGCTGGAACTGCCGGCGCTGGAAGACTTCTCTCAGCTGCTGGAAGAGCAGAACAAAGAGATCTCCACCACTATCGCTTTCGTTCGTGCCCTGAACGTGATGCTGAAGAACAAGTCGATCAAAGATCGTCTGGTTCCAATCATCGCCGACGAAGCGCGTACTTTCGGTATGGAAGGTCTGTTCCGTCAGATCGGTATCTACAGCCCGAACGGCCAGCAGTACACCCCGCAGGACCGTGAGCAGGTTGCATACTACAAAGAAGACGAGAAAGGTCAGATCCTGCAGGAAGGTATCAACGAGCTGGGCGCAGGCGCATCCTGGCTGGCTGCTGCGACCTCTTACAGCACCAACAACCTGCCGATGATCCCGTTCTACATCTACTACTCCATGTTCGGGTTCCAGCGTATCGGTGACCTGTGCTGGCAGGCAGGCGACCAGCAGGCTCGCGGCTTCCTGGTAGGCGGTACCTCCGGTCGTACGACTCTGAACGGTGAAGGTCTGCAGCACGAAGATGGCCACAGCCACATTCAGTCTCTGACTATCCCTAACTGTATCTCTTACGATCCGTCTTACGCATACGAAGTGGCAGTCATCATGCATGACGGTCTGCAGCGCATGTACGGTGAAGCGCAAGAGAACATTTACTACTACATCACCACCCTGAACGAAAACTACCACATGCCGGCAATGCCAGCAGGTGCCGAGGAAGGTATCCGTAAAGGTATCTACAAACTCGAAACCATCGAAGGTAGCAAAGGTAAAGTTCAGCTGCTGGGCTCCGGCTCTATCCTGCGTCACGTACGTGAAGCAGCGCAGATTCTGGCGAAAGACTACGGCGTGGGTTCCGACGTGTACTCTGTGACCTCCTTCACCGAACTGGCGCGTGATGGCCAGGATTGTGAGCGCTGGAACATGCTGCACCCACTGGAAACTCCACGCGTTCCGTACATCGCTCAGGTGATGAACGACGCGCCAGCGGTGGCGTCTACTGACTATATGAAACTGTTCGCTGAGCAGGTTCGTACTTACGTTCCAGCTGATGATTATCGCGTTCTGGGTACTGACGGCTTCGGTCGTTCTGACAGCCGCGAAAACCTGCGTCACCACTTCGAAGTTGATGCTTCTTACGTGGTTGTAGCAGCACTGGGCGAACTGGCTAAACGTGGCGAAATCGATAAGAAAGTGGTTGCGGACGCAATCACCAAATTCAACATCGATGCAGAAAAAGTTAACCCGCGTCTGGCGTAA